The sequence CCCTCGACCCCCTCGGCCTGGACCGCGCCCCGGGTCACCACCCCGTGCCGGTCCAGCAGGGTGCGGGCCAGGGCGTGGGCCCGGTGCGTGGGGTCGGGCTCGGCTGCCGGGAGCAGGGACCAGCGGCCGGAGACCGTCGGGGGGCCGGTGCGCGAGGTGGGCCGCGCCGCCGCCGTCAGCGTGCCGTAACGGCCGCGGGGCACATTGCGCCGGGCACGATGCGCGGTCGACCCTGCCGTGCGGCCCGAGCCGAGGAGGGAGCGCAGCGGTGCCAGGGTGTCGTTGGTGAGCCGGCCCGACCAGGCGAGGTCCCACACGGCGTCCGCCAGCTGCGGATCGGTGCAGTCCGGGTGGGTGGTGGCGCGGACCAGGTCGGCGATCTGGCGGAAGAAGAGGCCGTACCCGCCGCCGAGGGCGGTCAGCACGGACTCGTGCAGCGCGCTCAGTTCGAGAGGGCGGGGCGGGGGCAGGAGGAGGGGCGCGCTGTCGGCCAGGTAGAGGGAGAGCCAGCCGTCCTTTCCGGGCAGGGCACCCGCCCCGGCCCACACGACCTCGCCCGTGGTCGTCAGCTCGTCCAGGAGCGCGGGCGAGTAGCCGGTGACGCGGCTGGGAAGGACGAGCCGCTCCAGCGCCGAGGCGGGGACCGGCGCGCCCTGGAGCTGCTCGATGGCGCGGGCCAGACCGTCGATGCCGCGCAGGCTGTTGCCGCCGAGGTGCTGCCACTGGGGCAGGAATCCGGCGAGGGCGGCGGGCGGGACCGGCTCCAGCTCGTGCCGGAGCGCGGCCAGCGACCGGCGCCGCAGCCGCCGTAGCACCGTGGCGTCGCACCACTCCTGGCCGATGCCGGCGGGGTGGAATTCGCCCTGGACGATCCGGCCCGTGGCCGCGAGCCGTTGCAGCGCGCCGTCGGTGACGGCCGTGCCGAGGCCGAACCGGGCCGCGGCCGCGGTGGAGGTGAACGGGCCGTGCGTACGGGCGTAGCGGGCGAGGAGGTCGCCGAGGGGGTCCTTCACCGGTTCGGTGAACGCTTCGGGGACGCCGACCGGGAGCGCCGTGCCCAGGGCGTCGCGCAGCCGGCCCGCGTCCTCGATCGCCGCCCAGTGGCCCGTGCCGGCGATCCGGACCCGGATGGCGCGGCGGGCCGACTCCAGCTCCCCTGCCCAGGCGGGTTCGGCCCCGCGCTCGGCCAGCTCGTCGTCGGTGAGCGGGCCGAGGACCCGCAGCAGATCCGCGACGCCCTCGACGTCCTTGATCCGGCGGTCGTCCGCCAGCCACTGGAGCTCCCGCTCCAGCTCCGTCAGGACGTCGGCGTCGAGCAGCTCGCGCAGCTCCGCCCGGCCCAGCAGCTCGGCCAGCAGCCGGGAGTCGAGGGAGAGCGCGGCGGCGCGCCGTTCGGCGAGGGGTGAGTCGCCCTCGTACAGGAACTGGGCGACGTACCCGAACAGGAGCGAGCGGGCGAAGGGGGAGGGCTCCGGGGTGGTGACCTCGACGAGACGGATGCGCCGGGCCTCCAGGTCGCCCATCACCTCCGTGAGGCCGGGGACGTCGAAGACGTCCTGGAGGCACTCGCGGACCGCTTCGAGAACGATGGGGAAGGAGCCGAACTCGGAGGCCACCTGGAGGAGCTGGGCGGCCCGCTGGCGCTGCTGCCAGAGCGGGGTGCGTTTGCCGGGGCTGCGGCGGGGGAGCAGCAGTGCCCTGGCCGCGCACTCGCGGAACCGTGAGGCGAACAGGGCGGAACCGCCGACCTGGTCGGTGACGATCTGCGCGATCTCGCCCTTGTCGAAGGAGACGTCGGCGGCACCCACCGGGGGCTGGTCGCTGTCGAAGGCGGTGTTGGCCGGGGCGAGCGGTTCCGGGGCTCCCTGGCCGGGGTCCTGCGCCGGGTCGAAGTCGAGGAGGTCCAGGCCCATCATGTCGGCGTCGGGCAGCCTCAGCACGATGCCGTCGTCGGCATGCATGACCTGCGCGTCCATCCCGTACCGCTCGGCGAGCCGGGCGCTGAGCGCCAGCGCCCACGGGGCGTGCACCTGGGCGCCGAACGGGGAGTGCACGACGACGCGCCAGTCGCCCAGCTCGTCGCGGAAGCGCTCCACCAGGATCGTCCGGTCGTCCGGCACATGGCCACAGGCCCGGCGCTGCTCGTCCAGATACGCCAGGACGTTGTCCACGGCCCAGGTGTCGAGGCCCGCGGCGAGCAGGCGGTCGCGCGCGTCCTGTGAGGACAGCCCGCCGAGCTCACGCAGGAAGGCCCCCAGGGCGCGACCCAGCTCCAGGGGCCGGCCCAGCTGGTCGCCCTTCCAGAAGGGCAGCCGCCCGGGGACGCCGGGCGCGGGCGAGACGAGGACCCGGTCGCGGGTGATGTCCTCGATCCGCCAGGAGGTGGTACCCAGCGTGAACACATCGCCGGCCCGGGACTCGTACACCATCTCCTCGTCCAGCTCCCCGACCCGGCCGCCGCCCTTCTTGGGGTCGGCGCCGGCGAGGAAGACCCCGAACAGCCCCCGGTCGGGGATGGTCCCGCCGGAGGTGACGGCGAGGCGCTGGGCGCCGGGGCGGCCCGTGACCGTACCGGCGACGCGGTCCCAGACGACGCGGGGCCGCAGCTCCGCGAAGGCGTCGGACGGGTAGCGGCCGGCGAGCATGTCGAGCACCGCGGTGAACGCCGACTCGGGGAGCGAGGCGAAGGGGGCGGCCCGGCGGGCCACCGCGAGCAGGTCGTCCACCTGCCAGCTGTCCAGGGCGACCATCGCGACCAGCTGCTGGGCCAGCACGTCCAGCGGATTGGAGGGGATGCGCAGCGCCTCGATGGAGCCCGTGCGCATCCGCTCGGTGACCACGGCCGCCTGCACCAGGTCGCCTCGGTACTTCGGGAAGACGACGCCGGTGGAGACCGCGCCCACCTGATGGCCGGCGCGGCCGACCCGTTGCAGCCCGGAGGCGACCGAGGGCGGCGACTCGACCTGGATCACCAGGTCGACCGCGCCCATGTCGATGCCCAGCTCCAGACTGGACGTGGCGACCACCGCGGGCAGCCGGCCCGCCTTGAGGTCCTCCTCGACCTGGGCGCGCTGTTCCTTGGAGACCGATCCGTGGTGGGCTCGGGCGAGCAGGGCGGGGGCGCCCTTGGCGGCGCCGGACTCCGCCATGATCTCCGCGGGGGAGTGGGCCTCCGGCATGGTCTCGCCGGTGGCCCGCTCGTAGGCGATCTCGTTGAGCCGGTTGCACAGGCGCTCCGCCAGGCGGCGGGAGTTGGCGAAGACGATGGTGGAGCGGTGCGCCTGGACGAGATCGGCGATCCGCTCCTCCACATGCGGCCAGATCGACGGCTTCTCGGCCTGCCCGGAGGAGTCGTCGGTGGCGGGGGAGCCGCCGAGCTCGCCCAGGTCCTCGACCGGCACGACCACGGACAGGTCGAACTGTTTGCTGGACGGCGGCTGGACGATCTCCACCTTGCGCTGCGGGGAGAGGAAGCGCGCCACCTCGTCGACCGGCCGGACCGTGGCCGAAAGGCCGATCCGCCGGGCCGGCCGGGGCAGCAGCTCGTCCAGGCGCTCCAGGGACACGGCGAGATGGGCACCCCGCTTGGTGCCCGCCACCGCGTGCACCTCGTCCAAAATCACCGTCTCGATGCCGGCCAGCGCCTCCCGGGCCGAGGAGGTCAGCATCAGGAACAGCGATTCGGGCGTCGTGATGAGGATGTCCGGCGGCCGGTTCGCCATCGAGCGGCGCTCGGCGGCGGGTGTGTCACCCGATCTGATGCCCACCCGCACCTCGGGCTCGGGCAGGCCCTGGCGCACGGACTCCTGGCGGATGCCGGTCAGGGGCGAGCGGAGATTGCGCTCCACGTCTACCGCGAGCGCCTTGAGCGGCGACACGTACAGCACGCGGCAGCGCTTCTTCGCCTCGGCGGGCGGCGGCACGGCGGCGAGCCGGTCCAGCGCGGCGAGGAAGGCGGCCAGTGTCTTGCCCGAGCCGGTCGGCGCGACGACCAGCACGTCCGATCCCTCGCCGATCGCCCGCCAGGCGCCTTCCTGCGCGGCGGTGGGCGCGCTGAAGGCCCCCGTGAACCAACTGCGGGTCGCGGGGGAGAAGGAATCGAGTGCGGAGCCGGTCATGTTCCCCATCGTGCACCCCACCACTGACAACGGCCGTGACAACCGCTGAGCGGGCGGCACCATCAGCGGCCGGACCGCCCGCGAGCTGCGAGAATCCGAGCATGGCAGGAGCACAGCAACCGGCGGAGTGGGCGCGGCACTGGAGTTACGCGGAGCTGCCCGACCTCGACCTGCTGCGCGCCCGCTACATCCGCCACACCTTCCCGCGCCACAGCCACGAGGGCTATGTCTTCGCCACCATCAGCCACGGGGTCGAGGACATCGGGACACCTTCCGGGACCGTGCACGCGGGCCCCGGCACCGTCGTCATGATCAATCCGGAGGTGCCGCACACCGCTCGGGCCAGCGTCCCCGAGGGCTGGGTGTACGCCACGCTCTACCCGTCCGTGGAGGTGGTCAACGCCATCGCCGCCGATACGACGAACCTGCGCGGCACCGTCGGCTTCACCGAGACCGGGGTCGCCGATCCGCACGCCGCCCGGCTCATAGGCGAGGTCCACCGGGCTGCGGAGGAGGGCAACGCACTGGCCGCCGACAGCATGCTGCGCGTCGCCGTCACCCACCTGCTCACCCGGCACGGCAGCGCCTTCCCCACCCCCGCGCCCCGGGCGGCGGGGGCGCGCGACGCGGCGCGCGCCCGGAGCCTCCTGGAGTCGCGGATGGCCGCCCCGCCCACTCTGGAGGCGCTGGCGACCGAGCTGGGCACCAGCCCCTTCGCCCTGCTGCGCGCGTTCAAGAAGCAGTACGGCATGCCCCCGCACACCTGGCTCACCGACGCCCGGGTACGGCGTGCGCGCCGGATGCTCGACGCGGGTACGGCACCGGCGATCGCGGCCGCCGAGGTCGGCTTCACCGACCAGCCGCATCTCAACCGTCACTTCACCCGGATCGTGGGTGTGCCACCCGGCGCCTACCAGCGCGAACGCGCAAGAACGTACAAGACCGGTCCTGAACCGTCCCGGTAGCGTTCCGGATGTGGCAGAAAAGACAGCACACCTTCGCACTACCGCCGAACCGGCCTCCGGCAGCACGCTCGCCGCCGGGACCAAGCCGGACGCGGCCGTCGTACGGGACGCGCTCGGCGTCGGCGTAGCCGTCGGCCTCTCCGGCTTCGCCTTCGGGGTCACCTCGGCGGGCTCGGGCCTGAGCCTGCTCCAGACCTGCGCGCTCAGCCTGCTCGTCTTCACCGGCGCCTCCCAGTTCGCCCTGGTCGGCGCGCTCGCCGCAGGCGGCAACCCGTACACCGCGGCCGCCGGCGCCTTCTTCCTCGGCGTACGCAACGCCTTCTACGGTCTGCGCCTGTCACAGCTCCTCGCCCTGCCGCGCGCCCTGCGCCCGCTCGCCGCCCAGTGGGTCATCGACGAGACGACCGCCGTGACCCTGCCCCAGCCCACCCGCCGGGCGGCGCGGATCGGGTTCACCGTGACCGGGCTCACCCTCTACGTGCTGTGGAACCTGACGACGCTGCTGGGCGCCCTGGGGGCCGAGGCGCTCGGTGACACCGACGCCTGGGGACTGGACGCGGCCAGCCCCGCCGTGTTCCTCGCGCTGCTCGCCCCGATGCTGAAGTCCACGACCGAGCGCGTCACCGCGGGGCTCGCCGTTCTGCTCGCCCTCGGCCTGCTGCCGGTGCTGCCCGCGGGGGTGCCCGTTCTGCTGTCCGCGCTCGCCGCGCCCGTCGTCCTGTTCCTGATGGGGCGCGCCAAGGGCGGCGACGCCGGAGCGGGAACGACCGGAACGAAGGACGCGGGCCCGGCCCGTACGGAGGAGGACCGATGAACGTCTGGATCGCCATCGCGCTGACCGCCGTCGGCTGCTACCTCGCCAAGCTGCTCGGCCTCCTGGTGCCCGCCGGCGCCCTGGAGCGCCCCCTCGTCCAGCGCCTCGCCGCGCTGCTGCCGGTGGCCCTGCTGGCCGCCCTCACCGCCCAGCAGACCTTCGGCGACGGACAGCACCTGACGCTGGACGCCAGGGCCGCGGGGCTCGCGGCGGCGGCGCTCGCCCTCGTCCTGCGCGCCCCCTTCCTGGTCGTGGTGGGCGCGGCGGTCGCCGTCACCGCGGGCGTGCGCGCGCTGGGGTAGCCCGGGACGGGGGATACGCAAGAGGCGCGGGTGTAAGGGGCACGGCACACGGGCCGTGTCCCTTACACCCGCGCTACCTCGCTCTCAGTCCAGGCCGCGCCCATGCGCCCGCAGGGTCTGCAACGCCCTGAGCGTCACCAGGGGCCGCCCCTCCAGCGCCGTCCCCGGCGCCCACTGCCGCCAGGTCACCGGCCAGCCGCCATCCTCCTCCTGCGCGGCCGCCAGGTGGTCGAGCGAGCGGTCCATCTCGGCGTTGGTGAACCAACGGCGGGCGAGCGATTCGGGTGTACGGGCGTAGTCGTACGGGAAGTGCTGCTCGCCCGGCGCGTATCCGGCGGCCACCGGATACTCGGCGCGCCGCTCCGGGGCGAGCACGGCGAGCCGCTGGTCGCGCACCAGCCGTCCCAGCCGTTCGGCGGCGGCCTCGGCCCGGGTCCGGTCGGGCACCCCGTCGAGGAAGGCGAGCGCGGCCTCGATCTCGTACGGATGCGAGACGTCCAGCGCGTCGACGGCCGCCCAGCAGAAGTCGGTGGCCCGGAAGAGCCAGGCGTGCCACACCGCGTTGCGGTGCAGCAGCCCGACGACGGGGCCGGTGGCCAGCAGCTCGGCCGGCGGGTCGTCGACGATCGGGATGAAAGGGGCCGCCGGGTAGCCGCGCTGCGAGGGGAGCAGGGCGGGCAGGGCCCCCTCCTTGGTCGAGACCTCCGTCAGATAGCGGCAGATCCGCTCCACCCGGGGACCGTCGC comes from Streptomyces sp. Mut1 and encodes:
- a CDS encoding AraC family transcriptional regulator — protein: MAGAQQPAEWARHWSYAELPDLDLLRARYIRHTFPRHSHEGYVFATISHGVEDIGTPSGTVHAGPGTVVMINPEVPHTARASVPEGWVYATLYPSVEVVNAIAADTTNLRGTVGFTETGVADPHAARLIGEVHRAAEEGNALAADSMLRVAVTHLLTRHGSAFPTPAPRAAGARDAARARSLLESRMAAPPTLEALATELGTSPFALLRAFKKQYGMPPHTWLTDARVRRARRMLDAGTAPAIAAAEVGFTDQPHLNRHFTRIVGVPPGAYQRERARTYKTGPEPSR
- a CDS encoding Lhr family helicase encodes the protein MTGSALDSFSPATRSWFTGAFSAPTAAQEGAWRAIGEGSDVLVVAPTGSGKTLAAFLAALDRLAAVPPPAEAKKRCRVLYVSPLKALAVDVERNLRSPLTGIRQESVRQGLPEPEVRVGIRSGDTPAAERRSMANRPPDILITTPESLFLMLTSSAREALAGIETVILDEVHAVAGTKRGAHLAVSLERLDELLPRPARRIGLSATVRPVDEVARFLSPQRKVEIVQPPSSKQFDLSVVVPVEDLGELGGSPATDDSSGQAEKPSIWPHVEERIADLVQAHRSTIVFANSRRLAERLCNRLNEIAYERATGETMPEAHSPAEIMAESGAAKGAPALLARAHHGSVSKEQRAQVEEDLKAGRLPAVVATSSLELGIDMGAVDLVIQVESPPSVASGLQRVGRAGHQVGAVSTGVVFPKYRGDLVQAAVVTERMRTGSIEALRIPSNPLDVLAQQLVAMVALDSWQVDDLLAVARRAAPFASLPESAFTAVLDMLAGRYPSDAFAELRPRVVWDRVAGTVTGRPGAQRLAVTSGGTIPDRGLFGVFLAGADPKKGGGRVGELDEEMVYESRAGDVFTLGTTSWRIEDITRDRVLVSPAPGVPGRLPFWKGDQLGRPLELGRALGAFLRELGGLSSQDARDRLLAAGLDTWAVDNVLAYLDEQRRACGHVPDDRTILVERFRDELGDWRVVVHSPFGAQVHAPWALALSARLAERYGMDAQVMHADDGIVLRLPDADMMGLDLLDFDPAQDPGQGAPEPLAPANTAFDSDQPPVGAADVSFDKGEIAQIVTDQVGGSALFASRFRECAARALLLPRRSPGKRTPLWQQRQRAAQLLQVASEFGSFPIVLEAVRECLQDVFDVPGLTEVMGDLEARRIRLVEVTTPEPSPFARSLLFGYVAQFLYEGDSPLAERRAAALSLDSRLLAELLGRAELRELLDADVLTELERELQWLADDRRIKDVEGVADLLRVLGPLTDDELAERGAEPAWAGELESARRAIRVRIAGTGHWAAIEDAGRLRDALGTALPVGVPEAFTEPVKDPLGDLLARYARTHGPFTSTAAAARFGLGTAVTDGALQRLAATGRIVQGEFHPAGIGQEWCDATVLRRLRRRSLAALRHELEPVPPAALAGFLPQWQHLGGNSLRGIDGLARAIEQLQGAPVPASALERLVLPSRVTGYSPALLDELTTTGEVVWAGAGALPGKDGWLSLYLADSAPLLLPPPRPLELSALHESVLTALGGGYGLFFRQIADLVRATTHPDCTDPQLADAVWDLAWSGRLTNDTLAPLRSLLGSGRTAGSTAHRARRNVPRGRYGTLTAAARPTSRTGPPTVSGRWSLLPAAEPDPTHRAHALARTLLDRHGVVTRGAVQAEGVEGGFSAAYRVLSAFEDNGQARRGYVVEGLGAAQFAMDGAVDRLRAVSTARDRTEPGADPRALVLAAADPANAYGAALPWPEPPDGAGHKPGRKAGSLVVLVDGELTLYMERGGKTLLAWPTDPDDPALRAAAGALASAARAGALGTVTVERTNGASSLTSPLGRTLEAAGFLATPRGLRLRAA
- a CDS encoding AzlD domain-containing protein — protein: MNVWIAIALTAVGCYLAKLLGLLVPAGALERPLVQRLAALLPVALLAALTAQQTFGDGQHLTLDARAAGLAAAALALVLRAPFLVVVGAAVAVTAGVRALG
- a CDS encoding AzlC family ABC transporter permease, which translates into the protein MAEKTAHLRTTAEPASGSTLAAGTKPDAAVVRDALGVGVAVGLSGFAFGVTSAGSGLSLLQTCALSLLVFTGASQFALVGALAAGGNPYTAAAGAFFLGVRNAFYGLRLSQLLALPRALRPLAAQWVIDETTAVTLPQPTRRAARIGFTVTGLTLYVLWNLTTLLGALGAEALGDTDAWGLDAASPAVFLALLAPMLKSTTERVTAGLAVLLALGLLPVLPAGVPVLLSALAAPVVLFLMGRAKGGDAGAGTTGTKDAGPARTEEDR